A genomic window from Halogeometricum borinquense DSM 11551 includes:
- the thyA gene encoding thymidylate synthase: MRQYLDLVTDVLSNGQHKPNRTGVDTISAFSRHYEVDLQEGFPLLTTKDLSGFRWNSLIHEFVWYLSGEEHIRTLREETGIWDAWADEEGRLDTAYGRFWRRFPVPDEGLPGEAWPEDTHRWMNDEGTFDQIQYVLDTLRENPNSRRMVVNAWHPANAAVSTLPPCHYSFVFNVQGDKLNLHLTQRSGDIALGIPFNIAAYALLATAVAQRTGFEVGKFAHTVVDAHVYCGEGDRGAWYGDHLSDLQTRLADVSSRDEYLDVRDWLVEAAPAEAEGKERYDHVPGLLKQCAREPGDRPTIDVADVPLDELTYDDIELHDYDPDEGIRFAVAE; encoded by the coding sequence ATGCGCCAGTATCTCGATTTAGTCACCGATGTTTTATCAAACGGCCAACACAAGCCGAACCGCACCGGCGTAGACACGATTTCGGCATTTAGCCGCCACTACGAGGTGGACTTACAGGAGGGCTTTCCCCTCCTCACGACGAAGGACCTCTCGGGCTTTCGCTGGAACTCGCTGATTCACGAGTTCGTCTGGTATCTCTCCGGCGAGGAACACATCCGGACGCTCCGCGAGGAAACGGGTATCTGGGACGCGTGGGCCGACGAAGAGGGCCGCCTCGACACGGCCTATGGCCGGTTCTGGCGGCGTTTCCCCGTTCCCGACGAAGGGCTGCCGGGCGAAGCGTGGCCGGAGGATACCCATCGCTGGATGAACGACGAGGGGACGTTCGATCAGATCCAGTACGTTCTGGACACGCTTCGGGAGAATCCGAACTCCCGGCGCATGGTCGTCAACGCGTGGCATCCCGCCAACGCCGCCGTCTCGACGTTGCCGCCGTGCCACTACTCGTTCGTCTTCAACGTGCAGGGTGACAAGCTGAATCTCCATCTCACCCAGCGGTCGGGTGACATCGCCCTCGGAATCCCGTTCAATATCGCCGCGTACGCGCTTCTCGCTACTGCTGTCGCCCAACGGACCGGATTCGAGGTGGGCAAGTTCGCTCATACCGTCGTGGACGCGCACGTCTACTGCGGCGAGGGTGACCGCGGCGCGTGGTATGGCGACCACCTCTCGGACCTCCAGACACGCCTTGCAGACGTAAGCTCGCGCGATGAGTATCTCGACGTGCGCGATTGGTTGGTGGAGGCGGCACCCGCAGAGGCCGAGGGGAAAGAACGGTACGACCACGTTCCCGGCCTGCTGAAGCAGTGCGCCCGTGAACCCGGTGACAGACCGACCATCGACGTAGCTGACGTTCCCCTCGACGAACTCACGTACGACGACATCGAACTGCACGACTACGACCCCGACGAGGGTATTCGATTCGCGGTGGCCGAGTAA
- a CDS encoding dihydrofolate reductase yields MNESDSIDRDTTDANAESIEYVLVAAVAENGVIGRDGRMPWHFSEDMAHFKQTTMGHPVILGRKTYENIVDAIGEPFPGRMSIVLSSRELDLPEGAVLANSIKEATERAESVAEEMGVETVYVVGGARVYAQFLPRATRMILTEIHDSYDGETEFPEWEEAMWIETDRDERESFDFVTYERVE; encoded by the coding sequence ATGAACGAGTCAGACTCGATCGACCGAGACACAACAGATGCGAACGCCGAGAGCATCGAGTACGTCCTCGTCGCTGCCGTCGCCGAGAATGGTGTTATCGGCCGTGACGGCAGGATGCCGTGGCACTTCTCCGAAGACATGGCCCACTTCAAGCAGACGACGATGGGACATCCCGTTATTCTGGGTCGCAAAACGTACGAGAACATCGTAGACGCTATCGGCGAACCGTTCCCCGGTCGGATGAGTATCGTCCTCTCCTCCCGTGAGTTGGATCTCCCCGAAGGAGCCGTTCTCGCCAATTCAATCAAGGAAGCCACCGAGCGTGCCGAGTCGGTCGCAGAAGAGATGGGCGTCGAGACGGTGTACGTCGTCGGCGGCGCACGCGTCTACGCACAGTTCCTCCCGCGGGCGACGCGGATGATTCTGACCGAAATTCACGACTCGTACGACGGCGAGACGGAGTTTCCTGAATGGGAGGAGGCGATGTGGATCGAGACGGACCGAGACGAACGAGAGTCGTTCGACTTCGTGACGTACGAACGAGTCGAGTAG
- a CDS encoding HVO_2922 family protein → MSATFELYEDEAGQFRWRLVHDNGNIIADSGEGYATKQNARNGIQSVQENAPEAPIEEV, encoded by the coding sequence ATGTCCGCTACATTTGAACTGTACGAGGACGAAGCAGGGCAGTTCCGATGGCGTCTGGTTCACGACAACGGCAACATCATCGCCGACAGCGGCGAGGGCTACGCCACGAAACAGAACGCCAGAAACGGCATCCAGAGCGTACAGGAGAACGCGCCGGAAGCGCCTATCGAGGAAGTGTAG
- a CDS encoding archaeal proteasome endopeptidase complex subunit alpha: MNRNDQQAYDRGTSLFSPDGRIYQVEYAREAVKRGAPSVGIRTADGVVLGAQRRTSSSLMEAESIEKIHKLDSYLGAASSGHVADARQLVDDAREESQVNHLRYGEAIGVETLAKTLSDMIQESTQRGGTRPFGASLLIGGMDGEDDDAQPRLFQTDPSGAPHEWKAVAIGSNRGDIQEFLEDEWSSELALSDGVSLAVRALAVPDDEIEAADLSIVTVSAEGYYSVGSDEIDDILSEHVPDADDSE; encoded by the coding sequence ATGAACCGGAACGACCAGCAGGCGTACGACCGGGGTACGTCGCTGTTCTCTCCCGACGGCCGTATCTATCAGGTCGAATATGCTCGCGAAGCGGTCAAACGAGGCGCACCGAGTGTCGGTATTAGAACCGCAGACGGCGTCGTCCTCGGCGCACAGCGTCGGACGAGTTCGTCGCTCATGGAAGCCGAGAGTATCGAGAAGATCCACAAACTCGACAGCTATCTCGGTGCCGCATCTTCGGGCCACGTCGCTGACGCCCGCCAACTCGTCGACGACGCGCGCGAAGAGTCGCAGGTGAACCACCTCCGCTACGGTGAGGCTATCGGCGTCGAAACGCTGGCGAAGACCCTCTCGGACATGATCCAAGAGAGCACGCAGCGCGGCGGTACTCGGCCGTTCGGTGCGTCGCTGCTCATCGGTGGCATGGACGGCGAAGACGACGATGCCCAACCCCGCCTGTTCCAGACAGACCCCTCGGGCGCGCCGCACGAGTGGAAAGCTGTCGCTATCGGATCGAACCGCGGCGATATCCAAGAGTTCCTCGAAGACGAGTGGAGCAGCGAACTCGCTCTGTCGGACGGTGTGAGTCTCGCTGTCCGCGCTCTCGCAGTTCCGGACGATGAAATCGAAGCGGCGGATCTGAGCATTGTCACCGTCTCTGCGGAGGGCTACTACAGCGTCGGATCGGACGAAATCGACGATATCCTCTCCGAACACGTGCCCGACGCGGACGACTCCGAGTAG
- a CDS encoding MOSC domain-containing protein: MTTDSASEDGTDSECDQTAVVRRLTTFPVKSLDGYDRESVRIVRNGGLDGDREFALFDESGDYVNGKRERAVHRIDADFDPDKRMLRLAVSDRTETFDVDADRAELTAFLSDYFDYEVSLRQNREGGFPDDTEASGPTVVSTATLREVASWFDGIDTDGMRRRLRANVELGAAGDEVLPAFWEDHLFDERGRVVEFSIGDVQLEGVNPCQRCVVPSRDPDTGAEYDGFRETFIRHRGETKPPWSGGDWFNHDFRLMVNTRVPKESWGETIAVGDEIRVGTSQPADN; this comes from the coding sequence ATGACGACAGATTCGGCGTCGGAGGACGGGACAGATTCCGAATGCGATCAGACGGCCGTCGTCCGGCGTCTCACGACGTTTCCGGTGAAATCGCTCGACGGATACGACCGCGAGTCGGTTCGAATCGTACGGAACGGCGGGCTTGACGGAGACAGAGAGTTCGCCCTGTTCGACGAGTCGGGCGACTACGTGAACGGGAAGCGCGAACGCGCAGTCCACCGAATCGACGCCGATTTTGACCCTGACAAGCGGATGCTTCGCCTTGCCGTCTCCGACAGAACAGAGACGTTCGATGTGGATGCGGACAGGGCCGAACTGACGGCGTTTCTCTCCGACTATTTCGACTACGAGGTGTCGCTTCGACAGAACCGTGAGGGTGGCTTTCCCGACGACACCGAGGCATCGGGTCCGACTGTCGTGAGTACTGCCACGCTCCGCGAAGTGGCGTCGTGGTTCGACGGCATCGATACCGACGGGATGCGCCGCCGTCTCCGTGCGAACGTCGAACTCGGCGCGGCGGGCGACGAGGTGCTGCCCGCGTTCTGGGAAGACCACCTGTTCGACGAACGAGGCCGCGTCGTCGAATTCTCTATCGGTGACGTTCAACTCGAAGGTGTCAACCCGTGTCAGCGGTGCGTCGTCCCGTCACGCGACCCGGACACCGGCGCGGAGTACGATGGATTCCGCGAAACGTTCATTCGGCATCGCGGCGAGACGAAGCCCCCGTGGTCCGGCGGCGATTGGTTTAACCACGACTTCCGTCTCATGGTGAACACGCGTGTCCCGAAAGAATCGTGGGGCGAGACGATTGCAGTCGGTGACGAGATTCGCGTCGGCACGTCGCAGCCAGCGGATAACTGA
- a CDS encoding metal-dependent hydrolase family protein, which produces MDADRLVFEGGRVADARGTRRADVVVDVETGRIIAVSDEDSVQPGDENTEAVDVSGKVVAPGLVDAHVHLMMDGRPDVTTINQDGRELLSYRAAANLRANIEAGVTTVRDLGAPGRLAIDAGVAVEEGVLDGPRVVACGENVVMTGGHGHWFGREADGAAEVQKAVREQLKRGAGVVKCMATGGVLTEGAVTGAPELTERELSAVVDTASAKGVPTAAHAHGEVGIKNAVRAGITSVEHGTFMDREAAELMAREGTYWVPTASALEGIVENGVEAGIPEQAVEKAEDAQDRFERAWEHALEAGVTIAMGTDAGTPFNFHGENALREMELMVEYGLSAEAALEAATINAAELLGVSDVGRIAEGYRADMLVLTDDPNENVSAWRGSEAVYRDGERVA; this is translated from the coding sequence ATGGACGCAGACCGACTCGTGTTCGAGGGCGGCCGCGTTGCCGACGCCCGCGGGACGCGACGCGCGGACGTGGTCGTGGATGTTGAGACTGGACGTATCATCGCGGTGAGCGACGAAGACAGCGTACAACCCGGCGACGAGAACACGGAGGCAGTGGACGTTTCAGGAAAGGTGGTCGCGCCGGGTCTCGTGGACGCACACGTCCACTTGATGATGGACGGCCGGCCGGACGTCACGACGATAAATCAGGACGGGCGCGAACTGCTGAGCTATCGTGCCGCCGCCAACCTCCGAGCGAACATCGAGGCGGGGGTGACGACAGTTCGTGACCTCGGCGCACCGGGTCGGCTCGCTATCGACGCCGGAGTGGCTGTCGAAGAGGGCGTTCTCGACGGGCCGCGCGTCGTCGCCTGCGGTGAGAACGTCGTCATGACCGGTGGGCACGGTCACTGGTTCGGCCGCGAAGCAGATGGGGCTGCGGAGGTACAAAAAGCGGTCCGCGAGCAACTGAAACGCGGTGCGGGCGTCGTCAAGTGCATGGCGACGGGCGGTGTTCTCACCGAAGGTGCCGTCACGGGCGCGCCGGAACTCACAGAGAGGGAACTGTCGGCGGTCGTTGACACCGCGTCAGCGAAAGGTGTGCCGACGGCCGCACATGCTCACGGCGAGGTCGGCATCAAGAACGCCGTCCGCGCGGGGATCACAAGCGTCGAACACGGGACATTCATGGACCGAGAGGCGGCCGAATTGATGGCCCGCGAGGGAACGTACTGGGTGCCGACGGCAAGCGCGCTCGAAGGGATTGTAGAGAACGGCGTCGAAGCAGGGATTCCCGAACAGGCCGTCGAGAAGGCTGAAGACGCTCAAGACCGCTTCGAGCGTGCGTGGGAACACGCACTTGAGGCGGGTGTGACGATTGCGATGGGCACCGACGCCGGGACGCCGTTCAACTTCCACGGCGAGAACGCCCTGCGCGAGATGGAACTGATGGTCGAGTACGGCCTCTCCGCCGAGGCGGCGCTCGAAGCCGCCACGATCAACGCCGCCGAATTGCTCGGTGTGTCAGACGTGGGGCGCATTGCCGAGGGGTACCGCGCTGACATGCTCGTTCTCACCGACGATCCGAACGAGAACGTGAGCGCGTGGCGCGGTAGTGAGGCCGTCTACCGCGACGGCGAACGGGTCGCGTGA
- a CDS encoding DUF2270 domain-containing protein, giving the protein MSERGGEKREEDGPTADHNVGRGLLDTEMGPSSAMAHLYRGEIHRMKLWRERLDRTTNWAVILMAAVLTWAFSQATHPHYVILLGNAAVGLFLCIEARRYRAYDVWRSRVRYLQEHVWAPGLDPESPLRDEKWRAELARDYRHPTLKITFEEALAHRLRRVYLPLFAVLNGAWLLRVTAFSVDPWPASAAVGRIPGVVVIAIVISLFAAATVVAYRPRTWHTRGELLSEELRRDREESYESSGTPTSESSSEDERRI; this is encoded by the coding sequence ATGTCCGAACGTGGTGGGGAAAAGCGGGAGGAAGACGGGCCGACGGCCGATCACAACGTCGGTCGCGGACTTCTCGACACAGAGATGGGTCCGAGTTCAGCGATGGCTCACCTGTATCGCGGCGAGATACATCGGATGAAACTGTGGCGGGAGCGTCTGGACCGAACGACGAACTGGGCGGTTATTCTGATGGCCGCCGTGTTGACGTGGGCGTTCTCGCAGGCGACGCACCCCCACTACGTCATCCTGCTTGGAAACGCCGCCGTCGGTCTCTTTCTCTGTATCGAGGCCCGCCGTTACCGCGCGTACGACGTGTGGCGCTCTCGCGTTCGCTACCTCCAAGAGCACGTCTGGGCACCCGGATTGGATCCTGAGTCACCCCTCCGCGACGAGAAGTGGCGCGCCGAACTCGCGCGTGACTATCGTCACCCGACGCTGAAGATCACGTTTGAGGAGGCACTGGCTCACCGCCTTCGTCGGGTGTATCTCCCCTTGTTCGCCGTGTTGAACGGCGCATGGCTACTCCGCGTGACGGCATTCTCCGTTGATCCGTGGCCAGCGAGCGCGGCCGTCGGCCGGATTCCCGGCGTCGTCGTCATCGCCATCGTCATCAGTCTGTTCGCCGCTGCAACAGTGGTCGCGTACCGACCGCGGACGTGGCACACGCGGGGTGAACTCCTCTCGGAGGAACTGCGCCGGGACCGCGAGGAGTCGTATGAATCCTCGGGTACGCCGACTTCAGAGTCGTCGTCGGAGGACGAACGACGAATCTGA